CGTGATTCCCGACGCACCTGCCCCCGAAGCTGAGTGGTTCCAGACACCCACCCTGCGGGGGCAACACATTTTTCTGGAAGGATTGAATGAGTCGCACGCCGCTGACATGTGCGCTGGGGCCAACGCGGAGACGGTGCGGCTGCTGGCGCGGGGCGGGCCTTCGGCTGCCACGCCTGAGGCCTGGGCCGAGTACATCGGGCGGCTCAATGCCCTGCCGAACCGGATCAATTTCGCGGTGTGCCTGCGGAGCAGCGGTCTATGCGTGGGCCGCATCAGTTACAGCGAGATCAAGTGGGCAGACCGCTGGGTGGAAATTGGAACCATGCTGCTGCCTGCCGCGCAGGGCACCGCTGTCAATCCGGAGGCCAAACTGCTGCTGATGGCCCGCGCTTTTGAGGTGCTGGGCGCGGGCCGCGTTCATTTCAAGGTGGATGCCCGCAATGCCCGCAGCCTGCGCGCCATGCACAAGCTGGGCGCGGTGCAGGAAGGCACCCTGCGGCAGTATCAGGTGGTGTCCGGCGGCTATGCCCGCGACAGCGTGATGTTCAGTGTGCTGCGCGGCGAATGGCCCGCCGTCAGGGCCGGGCTGGAAGCCCGCCTCGCTGCCCTGGGCTAGTTCCCCCATCTCCTGGGGTCCTCATCTGGCTGAGAGCAGCCTTAACGATTGCCAGAGACCAACCTGTTAGCCTCGTGGACATCATGTCCCTGCCGCGCCCTGTCCTCGTGTCTACCCTCGCCCTGACCCTGCTGGGGACTTCCGCCTCCGCCCTGATCGTGCCGATGAGCGGCTGGGTGCCGGTGGAAGGCGACGCCAGCGTCTGGACCGACTCCAGCGGAGCCTGCCTGATGCGCGAGGAGCGGACGGGCCAGGCGTTTCCGGCCCTGGCCTCGCAGCCCGAGGCGCTGGCCTTTGCCGCCAAGCTGCGTGTACAGCTGAGTAAAACGATGGGGCCGGTGGTGATCCAGCCCGTGGACCGCGCTGGGTTCTGGGCGGTGCTGGCCGCCTACGATTACAAGCAGGGCGGCGCGACGTACAAGGTCTCTCAGCTGTACCTCAACGACGCGGGTCTGCTGCGCACCGTCACCGGCAGCAGCGCCGAGGGCGAGAAGGGCGCGTGTGTAAATGCCATGCGGGAATTCATCCGTTATCTCGCCAACTGAGGGGTCAGCAAAGCGCTTCGGGACCCAAGTGTCTTGGCACCGCAAGGCAGGTCTGGAAGTCCGGCCCGACAGCGTTCGCGTGCTACCCTCGCCAATTGATGTGTGACCCCCGCTTGCTCTTCCCGCCCGCCTTTAGCGCCATTCCGAGGACCCGGCTGTGATGGTTGTCGCCGCGCTGCTGTCCCTGCTGCTGGTGTGGCTGTTCATCCGGACCAGCAAGGCGCGGGGGTGGGGGCAGCCGGTCCGCAAGGAGGGGCCGCAGACGCACCTGATCAAAGAGGGCACACCCACGGCAGGCGGCGTGCCCTTCGTCCTGGCGCTGGCGCTGGTGTTCTTCCCGCTGTACTTCACCGGGTATGCGGGCGGACCGCGTGAGTTGCTAATCATGCTGACCGCACTGGGCATGGGCCTGATCGGCGGGGCCGACGATTTTTTAAAGGTGCGTTCGCGTATGCGGGGCAGCGGCAAGAAGGAACTGATCGCCCGCGAGAAGATGCCCCTGCAATTGCTGGTGGGGCTGCTGTTCGGGTGGTTTGCTGCGCCGCTGGCCGCACACGAACTGGTGCCAGGCTTCGGGCAGATCGGGGACACCATCCTGCTGACCCTGGTCATGATCGGCAGCGTGAATGCCTTTAATTTCACCGACGGTCTCGATGGTCTGCTGGGCGGTGTGGCGATCATCGTGCTGCTGCCCCTGTTGGCGCTTTCGCCCGTCTCCGCGCTGCTGGTGGCTGTGATTCTGGGCTTCCTGTGGTTCAACGCGCACCCGGCCCGTGTGTTCATGGGCGACATGGGTAGTCACGCCATCGGGGCCATCGCGGCGGGCGCATACGTGCTGTACGCCGACGTGTGGCTGCTGCCGATCGCCGCCATCATTCCTGTGGTGGCCGTGCTGAGCGTGGTTATTCAGGTGCTGTCGTTCCGCACCCGCAAGAAGCGCGTCTTCAAAATGAGCCCCATTCAGCACCATTTCGAGCTGAGCGGCTGGCCAGAAACCCACGTCACCCTGCGTTTCTGGGTGGTCACGGCAGTGGCGACGGCAGCGGTCTGGTGGATTCTGGGCGGCAGACCATAGTGGCCGGTTCCCTGCCCCTTCAGCTGTCTGTTTCGTGATTGCCCCCCTTGCCTCCCTGCTGGCGCGCCGCGCCCATCTGTCTGCCCAGGGGACCACGTTTTACCGGGGCGTTCATACCACCGAGACCCAGGGGCAGTTCGCGCTGGACCTCGCCGGGGCCATCGGAGTGCTGAGTCTGTACGCCGACCTCTCGCCGCAGGAGGAGATGGAACTGGCCGGAGCATGTGCCGGGGCGGCGGAGCTGGTGGGTCTGTACCTCAAGCGCCGTCCACCCGAGGCGCGGCACGCGGCGAACGTGGCCCGCGAGTGGCTCTCACCGCCCGATCCCGTCTGGGGTGAGGCACGCGGTGAAGTCACGGTGCTGGAAAACGGGGTGCCCTTCGTGATCCGTCCCGGGTCGGACCTGAGTCTGGGGCTGTTCGCGGATGCCCGTCCGGCGCGGCAGTGGGTCAGGCAGCACCCACCGGCGCGGGTGCTGAACACGTTTGCCTACACCTGCGGCTTCGGCCTGAATGCGGTGCTGGGCGGCGCGGCCACGGTCAAGAACGTGGACCTGTCGCGCAAGGTGCTGGCCTGGGGTCAGGAGAACTACGCGCTGAGCGGGTTGGCTGCCCCGGACAGCGATTTCCTGTACGGCGATGTGTTCGACTGGTTCCGGCGGCTGTCGCGGCGAGGCGACATCTTTGATCTGGTCATTCTGGACCCACCCAGTTTCGCGCGCGGCAAGGCCGGAATCTGGCGCGCGGAGCGGGACTACGCCCGGCTGACGGCCATGGCGGCGGCGGTAACCGCACCGGGCGGTCAGGTGCTTACGTTGCTGAATCACGCCGGCGTGTCTGCGGCCCACTTTGAGCGGATGGTGCGGCTGGGCCTGCAGGAGGCTGGGCGGCAGAAGCAAGACGCTGTGCGGCTGGACGCGGGCGAGGATTTTCCAGGAGCCACGCACCTGAAAGCCGTGGTCTGGTGGCTGGATTAGGGATTCAGGATTCTTCGGACAGCCCGAAGGGAGCGATCTCGCCGCCCGCGAAACTGCAGGTCAGATCGCCCAGGTTGATGTCGGCGCTCATCGCCCCGTAGACCGTGAAACGGACGACCTCGCCAGCCTCCACGCGCCGCAGCACGTCCGGCGTGACCCAGCCGCTGACCGTGATTTCGCCGTAGGTCATGCTGAAGAATTCGGTGGCTTCGGGCGGACTGGACATGCTTCAAGGATAGGGCAGTCCGGGCGATTGTGGGCCGCATGCTGAACTGTCCACCAACCCCACCTCTCCTGCTCCCACTTGTGCGCCGCCTCACTTCGTTTTGTAAAGCGGCGGGTATGCTGGAGGCATGACGCAATCTGCCCCCTCCGAAAGCCAGGCCGAGAAGCAAGTGCTGGTTCCCCTGACCACGCCCGAAGAAGTCGATCAGTTCCTGACGGACTATCCGCTGGCCGCTGTGTTCAAGGCCGGCACCTGCCACAAGACCATGCAGGGCTTCGGCGTGCTGGAAACCTTCCTGCAGGATCACGAGCTGCCGGTGGGCTTTATCCGCGTGGTGGACTGGCGCCCCGCCAGCAACCATGTCGCGCAGTTGACCGGCATCGTTCACCACAGCCCGCAGCTGATGATCTTCAAGGACGGTCAGGTGCAGTTCGAGGTCAACAACTGGGACATCACTCCCGAGGCGCTGGAGCCAGTGTTCGCACAGGTGCCTGCCCGCAGCGCCCCGGCGGGCGTGCAGACCGACGACAACATCGAGCCGTACCGTCGCCTGATGCGCGATTTCGTGGACGGCAAGATCAGTGACTGGGCCTTTCAGGACCAGTACGTGACCATGTTCCGCGATGACGCCAGCCTCCGCAGCCAGCGCGAATTCGAGCTGCTCTCACGCCTGTTCGGCGATCCCGACGCCTACCACGGCGGCCTGCACCAGCTCGGCCAGCCGCAGGAGCGCGGGAACCTGAAGGACCGGGTTCAGCAACTCCTGACTGAGTTGGGCTAAGTAGCCTCATTACACTAAAAAGAGCGCCGGGATACTCTTGGCGCTCTTTTCTGTTCCCCGTTTACTTGACGCTGAGACGCACGTCCACGTTGCCGCGCGTGGCAGCGCTGTAGGGGCAGACCTCGTGGGCCGCCTTCATCAGGTTCATGGCCTGCTGCTCGTCTAGGCCGGGAAAGTGGCCCTGAAGTTCCACATCTAGGGCGAAGGTCCCGCTGTCCCTGCTCAGGCCGACGAGGGCGGTGATGGTCTGATCGCCGCTCAGCTCGATCTTATCGCGACGCGCCACCACGCCCAGCGCCCCCTGGAAGCACGCCGCGTAACCTGCGGCGAACAGTTGTTCGGGGTTGGTGCCGGGTCCATCGTCGCCGCCCATGCCCCTGGGCACGCTCAGGTTCAGGTCGATGCGTCCATCGTCGCTCTTGGTGTGCCCGGCGCGTCCGCCGGTGGCCGTGGCCTTTGCGGTGTAGAGGTTGCTCATGGGCTCAGCATGTCACAGGCTGGGCAAGGCCAGGGAAAACCCGTCTGGACGTGACGGGAAGAGGCGGTCAGCCTCCGGTCTGACTTGCGGTGGGAAGACAGCAGGGACAACCCGCTCTACGAATGCAGTGTCAGCCAGAGTGTCTTGAACCTCAATTGTTGGCCGCCGGAACAGTGTCCCTTTCGCCTTCAGAACCCGGGTTGCGATAAGTATCACGCTGGCGATGATGGCGCTCACAGTCACAGAGATGTAGTTGTTCCTCGGTTGACTCTTCTGAATTGGAGAGCCGCTGGGGTCTGATGGCTCTCCTCACTGTCGGCAGCCGCCTGAAGCGCCGAATGATCAGTGACTTTCTGAATGCCTGTAAGCGGGAAGTAAGAGGGGATGAGGTGTCATGGTCTTGTTTTCCGTCTCTTCATCTCTTCTCATCGCCCGCCTCTGCTGCTTCCCCCGGAACCTGCCAATGACTGAATCCCCTGCCATGCCGCTGCCCACCACCCCGCCTCCTTTGCCGCTGGACCGCATGATCTACGCAGACCTCTGCACGGACCACTATCCCTGGACCGAGATCATGGTGGACCTTGAGGCCCGCCAGGCTGCGGGATTTAGCGGTGTACTGGACGCTGTTCAGGGCGAGCGCTGGGCACGCTTCGTGTGGGCGCGCGGGCAGTGTCTGGGCGGCTTTACCAGCGGCGGGCAGGCGGTGGGCTGGGCCCAGGCCCACGGCGGCCTGCCGCGCGCTCGCGTGCGTCTAGGCGAGTGTTCTCCCCCAGTCAGCGCGGTGATCTGGACCAGCCGCGCGGCGCGGGCGGGCCAACTCCCGGGGCGCTGGCCGGAGACGCACCTGATCCTGAAGCACGAACAGTTCTACGGCCTGCTGGTCTCGGAGGAACTGTGCAGCGTGTGGGAATCGGGGCAGGTGCTGGCCGGGCACCTGCCAGACAGCGGGGCATTGTGCGTAGCTTATTCGCCCAATACACCGGAAAACCGCGAGCGCCTGCTGCGGTTCTGGCGCGATCTGCTGGCGGCGGTGCACAACAACGTCGCGCTGGATGAGGTCTGGCAGCAGACCTGCGTGCGCCTGAGCGCCGAGTATCCCTGTCTAGACCCGTTCGTGCGCGACGTCACCCTGCGCGGCGGCGTTCTGAACGTCGATCCTGGCGTGGCGGTCGGTGAATTCCGTCCGGCCTTGCAGACGGCCCTGCGCACCGTCCTGCTGGGCCTGGGCGTTGGCCTGGACAACCTGGCGCTGGGCGATCTACCCAACCGTCCGGAATGGGCCGCCGCCGGCCTGGGCGGCCCGGTGGCAGGGGCCGCGCCGCTGCGCCGTCCGGTGGGCCGATGAACGGGCTGGTGTGGCCGGAGGGACTGAGGGCTGAGATGGCCCTGCCCTTCGCGCTGTGGCGGACGCTAGACCTGATCGATGGCAAGCGCGGCGCCGCAGATGTGGCGCGTCTGGCTGGCCTGAGCGCTCCCGAACTGCGCCGTCAGCTGCGCGAGGCCGAGCAGTGGGTGGAGCGTGCCCAGGACCATCAGCGCCCGGTAACGGACGAGGCGACCCGGACGATTACTGCCTGTCTGCTTCAGGTTGTCGGTCCGGTGGCCGAGCTGATGGTTGACGAGACGCTGGAAGATCTGGGCGGGGCAGCCACCCTAAACGCGCTGCTGGCTGGCCTGGCCGCCGAGCTGACCCCGGAGCAGATGGGCCGCTTTGCCCAGCACCTGCGCGCACGGGGCCTGGCATGAGCATGGAGATTGGCACAGGTACGGGTGCTGGCACGAATACCGGGCGGGACGTGGGGCCGTGCCAGCGCCATGAACAGCGGCGGCACGCTGGAGTTCAGGGCAGCGAACGAGGGGAAGGGGGAAGACCATGAAATACACCGTGACCATCCAGCAGCCCGTTCAGGAAGAGCGGCGGCGCGGCCTGGAACAACAACTTACCGAGCGGTTCAACCTCAGCGCCGAACAGGCCGCGCGGCTGGCGAGCCGGCGGACCGGGCGCCTGATGAAACCCACCAGCCGCAGCCGCGCCGAACTGTTGCTTGACGTGTTCCAGCTGATGGGCGCGGCAGTGGCCCTGGAGGAAGTGCCCGAAGAAACCCGCATGATGCAGGAACCGTTCCAGGGCGTGGCCCCGTCTGCCAGCGCGTCTCCCTTCGGGCGTAGCGAGCCGCAGGACGAGGCGTTCCTCGCCCCGTTGCTGCCTGCCCCCGCCTGGCCCGGCACGCCGGAGGCGAGCACCGATCACGCCATACCCGCTCCTTTTACTTCTGATCCCCTGTCCGTCACTGCCTTCGGGGCGGCCCCTGGCGCCTTTTCAGGTGGCGGGGCGGTTGTTGCCATCCCCACGGCCGCCGTGCCAGCCGTGGCGCCTGGTGATCCGTTTGCCAGCCCGTCGACTGACGTCTGGTCCGACTTCACCGGTTCGCTGACCCTGACCGACGCTGTGTCTGCTGAGACAGTCAGCAGCGGGGCAGATCAGCCGGTGCCCACGGCGGTGGTGCCGGTGGTTATTCCGGCAGTGGCCGCAGAGGCTGGCCCCAGCACGCCGCGTCGCAGCCTGACGCGTCTGCTCACGCTCAATACCATGGCCCCGCTGGCGCTGTCGAGCGTCGTTGCTCTGGGCCTGCTGGCTGTGACCTTGCCCGCCGTGCAGCGTCAGGTCGCGCAAGCTCAGGCCCAGACGCTGGCCGTTGCCGTGGCAGCCGGCATGGGCAGCTCAGCGCAGCTGAGTGTCCAGCAAGTCAACGCCCAGCTTGGCGCGGTGGTTGCTGCGCCGGGCGTGGCATTCGTGCGTGCGGAGTTGCCCAGCGGGCAGACCACATTGCGCGCCCAGGACGCCGGCGTGGGCCAGCAGACGAAGGAACTGTTGGCCTGGCTGGGCAGCCATCCAAGCGGGGGCACCCTGAAACTGGGTGGCAGCCAGTATGTGGTTGCCCAGGCCGTCTTCCGTAAAACCGCTGCTGGAAAAATAGAGGTGGTTCCAGCAGGGGCGGCCGCGGAGGCCGGAGCGCTGCGCCGGGTGGCGGTAGGTGTACCGGGGCGTCAGGCTGGAGCTGTTCTGAACACGGCTCTACTGCTGGTGCTGCTCGCCGCCGTGCTGGGCCTGTTCCTGGCCTCCTTGCTCACCCGGCGCTCAGCCCGGCAGATCACCGATCCCATCGACCGTCTAGTCAAGGCGGCAGACGCCATCAGCATGGGCGATCTGTCGCGTCCGGTGCACTCTGATCACAACGACGAAATCGGCGATCTGGCCCAGGCCCTGGAGCGCATGCGCCAGAGTCTGGAGGCCGCCATGGACCGCTTGCGCCGCCGCCGTAAGGGCTAAGACCGAGACAGAACTCCTGACCGTCTCCTCTAGGCCTTCTTGCTTCCCCACTACGGTGCGTGAGGCGGGAAGGCCCTCCTCGTCAGCTCACGCCCAGGACGAAAAGCGCGGCCACGCCGTTCAAATGCCTGCGGGCTCGGCAGTAGCGGACGCGTGTGCCCGTGAGGTCACCTGTGCCTTCCCACCCGCCTACGGCCCTTCAGAATAGATCCGACTGGGGTAGTAATACTTTTGCAGGGCCAGTTTGCCCAGCGCCACCAGCGGCACGGCCAGCAGCGCGCCCACGAAGCCCAGCAGCGACACGCCCACCAGAATGGCGACCAGGACCGTGATTGGGTGCAGATCGGTGGTACGGCTCAGGATGTACGGGCTGAGAAAATTGCCCTCGATCTGGTTGGCGATGATGAATACGGCAATTACCAGAATGACGGTCAGCAGCACGTTGGGCATGGTCAGGGCCAGCAGGATGGCGGGCGTGGCCCCGATGATCGGCCCCAGATACGGCACGATGTTGAAGGCCCCGGCGATAAAGCCGATGGCGGCGGCGCTGGGCACGCCGATCAGGGTCAGCCCCAGCCACACGAACACGCCGATAAACAGCGCGATCAATAATTGTCCGCGGACATAGCCCCCCACCGCCGTGCCAAGCAGACCGCTGATCTCCAGGGCGCGTGGCTGCCACGGGCGCGGGAAGATGCCCAGCAGCGTGGCATTGACCCGGCTGTAATCGGCCATCAGGTAGATGCTGAGCAGCAAGATCAGCACGACCTGTCCAACCACGCCGCCGATCTGAACAACACTGTTGAACAGCGTGCCGGTGGAATTCAGGGCGTTCCTCAGCAGGGGCACCAGATTGTCGCCGATGTTCTGAACGTAGCCCTGTGCCGCCGTGATGATCTGCTCGCGGGCGTTGGTCAGGCCGCCCACACCCCGTTCGGTCAGCCAGGCTGTCATGCGGTCCAGAATGTCTCCCAGCGTGCCGATCTGTTCTGGCAGCTTGTTGAACAGCATGATCAGCTGCCCCGAGACCGTGACCAGCAGCAGACCCACCAGGGCGAACAACCCGAAAAACAGCAGCACCACGAAGAACACGCCCAGCCCGCGCTTGACCCGCCCGCGCTGCAGCCAGTTGAGCAATGGATTGGCCAGGTAGGCGATCAGGAACGCCACCAGAAAATCCACGATCACGGTATGGATTTCTCCGGCCAGCCGGTACGCCAGATAGCCCACCAGCAGGAAGACGGCGGCCCGCACCCAGGGGTTGCGCCACAGGAACTGGAAAGCGTTCGGACCTGGGGCCTGGGGCGGTGAGCCGACAGGCCTGGCCGGAGCGCCGGTCACTGTGGGGGGGGGCGTGTCCTGGACCGATACGCGCGTCGTCAGGACCGACGGCTCGCTTCCGGGCCGACGGGGGTCTGGCCGGGCCGGGCCGGAGGGATCAGGGGGAAGTCCATTGGCATTCACTGCCGCTTACTGTACGTCACCGGATCGTGGGTGCACGTCGCTGATCCCTCCGGCACAGGTGTTGCCTCTTTCACGGCTGCAGCCGGACTTTTCCTGTGGCGCCACTCGCCATGAACGCTGGGCCGTGTGTCTGCTCTCTCTACAAGTTGCATGGTGCCTCTCCTCATCCCAGCGGCGCGCACAGGCGGCAAGCTGGGAAACGGCCATGCCCGCTCTCGGCGATCCCCCCAACTACAGCACGCCCAGGACACTCGGGCTGGCGCTGACCAGCATTCTTGGCTCGCTGGCGCACTTTACCCTGGGGGCGCTGGACTACGAACACGTCAGCCGCTATCTGGGCCTTGCCGTGATGCTGCTGGCGGGCTTGCTGCTGGTCTACGGCATTCTGACCCTGATCCGTTACGCGGAGGCGGTTACTTCCATGCAGGATCCGCACGCGCGCACACCCATGTACAACACACCTCATGAGGATCTGACCTATCGCGTGGGTGTCGGCCTCAATGCCCTGGCGGCAGGTTCGGCGCTGGCCTGGGCTATTGGTGGCGAGCTGCCGCTATGGCATCTGGCAGCGGGCGTTTTAAATATGTATTCAGTGTATCTGGCGTGGTTGACCCGTCCGGTGGGGGAGGGCTGAGGGTTCATGACCTTGGTCAGACAGAGCCATCGCGACGGCTGAACGGTCTCCGTTTCCTTCACGCCAGCCCCTATCACGTTCCGGTGCAGGTGCGTCGCTTAAAATGAAGACATTATGAAGTCTGTCACCCGGACCCGCTCTGCTCTCCGTGCGGCCTTCTGTTTGCCTTGGGCAGGAGTCTGTTGCTCATGACTGAGGACGGCGCAACGGGCGCGCTGCCTGAGTTCCGCTCCGACGCGGCGGAGAACGTTGACGATCTGACCGGACTGCCGATGCGGCAGGCTTTTTTTCAGCAGCTTGAGGCATTGTGCGCGCGGGGCCGGGGCAGCTTGCTGTTGTGCGATCTGGACTATCTCAAGCTGCTCAACGACACCCTGGGGCACCCGGCGGGAGACGCGGCGCTCACGGACGTGGCCGGCTCCCTGCGGGACCGACTTCACCCCGGCTGGCAGGCCTACCGGCTGGGTGGGGACGAGTTCGCGGTGCTGGCCCCGGTGGACGCGGCCCGATTGGGGGGGTGGGCCACAGCGGCGATGGCTGCGCTGGCTGCCCGGCCCGGCCACCCTTTACGGCTCAGCGGCGGTCTGGCTGGGGTCACGCCTGAGAGCACGCCTCAGTGCCTGCTGGCCGGCGCGGACCGGCGGCTGTACGCGGCCAAACGGCGGGGACGGGGCCGCCTGGTGGACGATGATGAAGACTCTGCCCAGACGGGCCAACACCACCGACTGTTGGAGCGTGATGAGGCGCTGGGGCAGCTGACCACATACTTGCAGGCTGCGCTGAGCGATTCGCACGATGCGGCGGCGGTGGAGGTTCGCAGCGGCCCCGGCGGTGGCCTCAGTGCCTTTCTCCAGGTGGCCGACCGGGCTGCCCAGCTGCTGGGCTACCGGACGCTGCACATACAGGGCAACCGCAGTCGCCGGCTCAGGCAGTACGGCGCATGGTCGACGGCCACCCTTGATGGCCACCCGGTGAACGGTCCTGCGGCGAGCAGTTTGGGCCCCGCTGACCTGGCCGTCGGCGAGGACAAGCCGTGGCAGCTGCCGGAGACGCTGCCCCCTTCGGATCGGCCGCTGGCGCTGCTGCTGGACCGGGCCGAAGATTTTGATCCCCATACCCTGGAGGCCATCGGGCCGCTGCGGGCGGCTGCCCGGATTTGCGTGCTGGGCCGCGTCTTACCGCCCCGTGGGCCGCTCGCCACGGCCGGTGATGACCCGGTCTGCCCGGCCATTGAACTGCGGCCGCTGTCGGAGGGCGCGGTGGGGATGGTGGGTGGGCTGCTGTGCGGCGCGCCGCTGGCCGGGCCAGTGCAGACCTGGCTGGCCCACCGCTCCAGGGGTGTGCCCGCCGAGATCGGGCGCTGGCTGGGCGCGCTCCTGCTGGAAGCCCGGCTGCGCCACGAGGACCCGCTGCGGCTGGTCGAGGGGGAGTTGGAGCGGGCTGGATTGGACCGCGCTTCTCTAGCACGCGCTGGGGCGGGGGACACCGAATCAGACGGTGCCGCAGCAGAGGGCGACTGGCAGTGGAGTGCGGCGCGTCACCTGACCCGGCCCCCTTCTTATAACCGCCCCTACCTGTGGGGCCACTGCGGGCTGTTCCAGAAGGCGGCGTATGCCCTGCAGCGTGGCGCAGTCGTCGTGCTGACGGGACCAGCCGGAAGGGGCCGTACCCGGCTGGCAGAGCAGCTGCTGATGGAAGCAGGCCGAGACGTTCCAGGTGGGGCGTGGGCAGTCTCCCTGGCTGGAATAGGCCGCACCGAGGAACTGCTGAGCCGGCTGGCCCAGACCCTGCTGGGGCAACCGGCGGACCTGGGCGGTCTGGAAAGTGTGGGGCGAGTGCTGGCCCGGCAACCCGTCCTGCTATTGCTGGACGATCTGCCCCCGGGCGTGGGCAGCGCCGCCCTGGAGCGCCTGCTCAGTTTCGCGCCCGATACCCGTGTGATCGTCACTGCGCCGCATCCACTGGGCCTGCGCGGTGAGCAGGTGCTGGCGCTGCCACTGCTGGAGCCGGAAGTGGTGCGCGGGGCGCTGCACGCATGTGCCCCCACACTGGCAGTGGGTCTGGTGGGACGCGGAGCCGAGTGGGTCCGGGGAGACCCAGCACGCCTGCAGGACGCATTGCGGCTCCTGACCATCGACCCGTCCGGCGGGCTGCTTGAGGGCCTGCTCTCCCGCCCGGCGCCGCGCTCCGGGTGGGCGGGTGGCTTGCCACTGGGTGCGGTGGAACGTAACGCCCTTGCGGCCCTGAGGCTGTTCGGCGACCTGTTCAGTCTGCCGTGGGCGCAGTCGGTCACCGGGGCCTCGCCATTGATGTTGGCGGGCCTGTCTCAACACGGGTATCTGGTGTCCGTGGGACAGGGGCTGTACCGTCTGGCCGGAGGGCTGGACCAGAACGTGTGGGACACGGATCACCCGGACGCCGCCCCTCTATCGCCTGCGATGCGGCCGGC
This genomic interval from Deinococcus humi contains the following:
- a CDS encoding class I SAM-dependent methyltransferase, encoding MAPLASLLARRAHLSAQGTTFYRGVHTTETQGQFALDLAGAIGVLSLYADLSPQEEMELAGACAGAAELVGLYLKRRPPEARHAANVAREWLSPPDPVWGEARGEVTVLENGVPFVIRPGSDLSLGLFADARPARQWVRQHPPARVLNTFAYTCGFGLNAVLGGAATVKNVDLSRKVLAWGQENYALSGLAAPDSDFLYGDVFDWFRRLSRRGDIFDLVILDPPSFARGKAGIWRAERDYARLTAMAAAVTAPGGQVLTLLNHAGVSAAHFERMVRLGLQEAGRQKQDAVRLDAGEDFPGATHLKAVVWWLD
- a CDS encoding HAMP domain-containing protein, translating into MKYTVTIQQPVQEERRRGLEQQLTERFNLSAEQAARLASRRTGRLMKPTSRSRAELLLDVFQLMGAAVALEEVPEETRMMQEPFQGVAPSASASPFGRSEPQDEAFLAPLLPAPAWPGTPEASTDHAIPAPFTSDPLSVTAFGAAPGAFSGGGAVVAIPTAAVPAVAPGDPFASPSTDVWSDFTGSLTLTDAVSAETVSSGADQPVPTAVVPVVIPAVAAEAGPSTPRRSLTRLLTLNTMAPLALSSVVALGLLAVTLPAVQRQVAQAQAQTLAVAVAAGMGSSAQLSVQQVNAQLGAVVAAPGVAFVRAELPSGQTTLRAQDAGVGQQTKELLAWLGSHPSGGTLKLGGSQYVVAQAVFRKTAAGKIEVVPAGAAAEAGALRRVAVGVPGRQAGAVLNTALLLVLLAAVLGLFLASLLTRRSARQITDPIDRLVKAADAISMGDLSRPVHSDHNDEIGDLAQALERMRQSLEAAMDRLRRRRKG
- a CDS encoding organic hydroperoxide resistance protein; its protein translation is MSNLYTAKATATGGRAGHTKSDDGRIDLNLSVPRGMGGDDGPGTNPEQLFAAGYAACFQGALGVVARRDKIELSGDQTITALVGLSRDSGTFALDVELQGHFPGLDEQQAMNLMKAAHEVCPYSAATRGNVDVRLSVK
- the mraY gene encoding phospho-N-acetylmuramoyl-pentapeptide-transferase (First step of the lipid cycle reactions in the biosynthesis of the cell wall peptidoglycan); this encodes MMVVAALLSLLLVWLFIRTSKARGWGQPVRKEGPQTHLIKEGTPTAGGVPFVLALALVFFPLYFTGYAGGPRELLIMLTALGMGLIGGADDFLKVRSRMRGSGKKELIAREKMPLQLLVGLLFGWFAAPLAAHELVPGFGQIGDTILLTLVMIGSVNAFNFTDGLDGLLGGVAIIVLLPLLALSPVSALLVAVILGFLWFNAHPARVFMGDMGSHAIGAIAAGAYVLYADVWLLPIAAIIPVVAVLSVVIQVLSFRTRKKRVFKMSPIQHHFELSGWPETHVTLRFWVVTAVATAAVWWILGGRP
- a CDS encoding GNAT family N-acetyltransferase; translated protein: MIPDAPAPEAEWFQTPTLRGQHIFLEGLNESHAADMCAGANAETVRLLARGGPSAATPEAWAEYIGRLNALPNRINFAVCLRSSGLCVGRISYSEIKWADRWVEIGTMLLPAAQGTAVNPEAKLLLMARAFEVLGAGRVHFKVDARNARSLRAMHKLGAVQEGTLRQYQVVSGGYARDSVMFSVLRGEWPAVRAGLEARLAALG
- a CDS encoding AI-2E family transporter; translation: MTGAPARPVGSPPQAPGPNAFQFLWRNPWVRAAVFLLVGYLAYRLAGEIHTVIVDFLVAFLIAYLANPLLNWLQRGRVKRGLGVFFVVLLFFGLFALVGLLLVTVSGQLIMLFNKLPEQIGTLGDILDRMTAWLTERGVGGLTNAREQIITAAQGYVQNIGDNLVPLLRNALNSTGTLFNSVVQIGGVVGQVVLILLLSIYLMADYSRVNATLLGIFPRPWQPRALEISGLLGTAVGGYVRGQLLIALFIGVFVWLGLTLIGVPSAAAIGFIAGAFNIVPYLGPIIGATPAILLALTMPNVLLTVILVIAVFIIANQIEGNFLSPYILSRTTDLHPITVLVAILVGVSLLGFVGALLAVPLVALGKLALQKYYYPSRIYSEGP
- a CDS encoding monothiol bacilliredoxin BrxC family protein, which codes for MTQSAPSESQAEKQVLVPLTTPEEVDQFLTDYPLAAVFKAGTCHKTMQGFGVLETFLQDHELPVGFIRVVDWRPASNHVAQLTGIVHHSPQLMIFKDGQVQFEVNNWDITPEALEPVFAQVPARSAPAGVQTDDNIEPYRRLMRDFVDGKISDWAFQDQYVTMFRDDASLRSQREFELLSRLFGDPDAYHGGLHQLGQPQERGNLKDRVQQLLTELG